Within Anopheles ziemanni chromosome 2, idAnoZiCoDA_A2_x.2, whole genome shotgun sequence, the genomic segment aataatttatttttttatcgatcGTTCACTTGATTTACAGCGCAAAGTTCTAGATTTCGATTTTTAAGCCCcaatttattggtttttaaCATAACAAGCTGTTATGAATGCAAAGTTATTATATTATAGATGCTTTCCAGGGGAATGTTCTCGATTTAGATTTTTCAGCTCTGTGAAAAGTAtttattagttttaatttcGATTTGTTTAGCCGTAAAGTCCCAATTTATTAACTTTTAACATGACCAATTAGCTGTTGTGACTGTAAAGTTGTTGTACCGCAGATGTTTCCGCGGTAAAGTTCAAGATTTCGATTTCTAAGCCCcaatttattggtttttaaCATAACAAGCTGTTAAGAATGTAAAGTTATTATATTAGAGATGATTTTCAGGGTAATGTTCTAGATTTCGATTTTTAAGCTTCGTGAAAAGTATTTACTAgtcgattttgtttgtttagccGTAAAAACccaatttattgatttttaacaTGACAAGCGGTTATGACTGTAAAGTTGATCTACTACAGATGTTTTCCAGAGTAAAGTTCTAGATTTCGATATTTAAGATCAGTAACTAGTGTAATTAactagttttaattttattggtttaGCTATAACTACCCAGATTATTATAAATTAAACATGACCAACAACAGGGCAAAGTTTTGATGTTTATATTTAGTAAATACAATATCTCTGGATCAATAATTATGATACGTTTTGAAATCATACCAAAACCGAaccaaaatcatgaaaaataccTAAATCAAACAGTTATGTAATTCGTGATGAGTAATTATGACACATTTTACAATCATGACAAACTGCAAGATGTTGAAAAATGCCAAAAAGATTTGTGTAATTAGTCCACATACATTGTATTTCTGGGAGAATTTTATAAGATTCAGGAGAGTCCTTATTACATTGCATGTTTGGTTCTTCCTTCCAAATGCGTTGCAGCAATCAGTTAGTCATATTTCCTGCGAATACGTGTTTGTATGTCtctattttcatttgatttctttttttgtcataGTTGACAGTTAAAACAGCCGCATCGTCGGCGGGTCTTAGCAGACATGCGCGACTCATTCCACGTGCCAGTTGTTGGCGAAtgcaaagaataaaaaaaaaagcacacatacacagttCTGCGAAAGCTCAGGACCCGCGGTCCGATTTGGTGGGCCGGTCTGGATGGAGCCCGCTGGATGCCGAAGTTACCACGGTCACTCGTCCCACAGTAATAGGATAGTATAGTAGTCCCCGCGTATTGGCGATGTGTTCGTGCGGGCGAATGGTATGTTTTCCCCGCCTAGGAACTCCCCACCAATGGTAGGAAAAACAGGGCGAGAACAGCGAACGCGATCGGCCGGATTCATGTAGAATGGATGCGCGCAGCGTCGTGGTGCTTTGCCGAAGGGACGCTAACCGGCCGCTAAATGGTTTGTTATGGGGTCGTTGTCTACGTACGTCAAATTTGCTCCTACGTTGGCGGATATTTTGACTTCATTACGAGAGTCGCCAGGGTACGTAGGGATTGATTACCTTCTCGTTTTACTTACCCTTCCCCAGTATACCGCCGTGTGAGTCAGAGCCGCagggaaaaaaagaggaaggAAGCAAGCGGACAGGCCTGCTCGAAATTGAATTTCGCATTAAGTTTGGTGGCCCTCCTTCGTGTTGAGACGTCCTGCGGTGCGCTTTCGCCCTGGTATCCACCTGTGCCGGGTGTTTCAATTCAATCAGCAACGGCGTTTTATGCGTTACAGCATTCGGCATTCGGTTCCGCCGGTTGTGACACATTCGCACAACCGTGAACCATAACTCAATTCCAAGCCCAGGGCCCCCGGGAGAccatgcgtgcgtgcgtgcgtgtgtggatACGCACTACAAAGTACAAGCCCCTGCTGGCGGATATTTGTTAACGCGCCCAACCCTCCCAATCGGACAGGGTGGGTTGGGTTGAATGCGAAGctttattgattttcatttgcgTACACGCGCTTGTATGTGTGTTCAAGCGTAGATCAAAAACAGTCCAATAGTTTCCAGCGTTATTgacatttaattaaaaaaaggaagcgtAATTTGAGATATGAAAACCCATTCCGCTGGATTAATATTTCATTCGGTCGCACATTTCATAACCCTACGCTGGATGTCGAGCATGCTTACCTACCATGGAATAGCTACATCCTTCGTTACGCTGGAATTACATGCTGCTCGTGGGTATTTTTCAGCACACTCCCATCTGCTTAGGAATGTTGCCGTTACCATTCCCATGAGAAATCAGCTACTAATTGCCCTAGCttaagaaaatcaaattaacgTAGAAAATCAACGATATCTAATGCCCGCTGCTAACTAGACACAGGCCCGGAAACTCTATCCGAGTTGCTAATTGGATCGCCTTTCGCTGCCGatggatcgatcgattgataGCTGGAGATGGGAGAAGATAACTGCTTCGGAAAGGGGCTTTCCGGGTCAGTCAATTCTTTCGATCGATTCGTTAACAATTTatctttcctttccgttcccGTGAGACGTTATATCGAGCGTGTGCGTTGTGTGGCAACTAAGTACTAAGCCCACGGTCCCGGTGAACAGGTGATTTTCTTATCAACGGATTATCTTCATCGGGTGAAGGTAGATGTATTTAATGAGCCTGCGAATGAGTCAACCGTGGCAGTCACTTGCAGCGCACTAATTGCATTGGATTTACAATGAAATGTAATTTATAGAAAATCGGTTTTACCCATCATGTAGGTATGTACATTTTATGGTATGTTTCAGATGGATCCATTTCTAGTTTCGTACGACTCCGTTTAAATTGTTATAAATTAAACACAGTGATATTTCGCTAACCTTCTACGGAGGCGCCAAATCGTCGGGACGTTGTGAATTTAACAGCCAAACGATGATGACTCCCATGGAGTTGCCTGCTCTAGCTCATAAGAACTTCCGTCCCGTGTAGCCATATAAAATGGTATTCAAACGGCGATAAAGCTACGGATTGATTACGAGCCTCATAAGCACAACGCgtttgaatgaaataaaacgttACAGCTCCCGCTTCCTGGGAACCAGCGCCATTCGCTGCTAGGCTACGAGGCATGTGCATTGGTTGTATTTCTGCGAGGGTGATGATAAGAGCTGCAAACTACTCGTAGCCTTTACATTCTGTGGCATTTCGGCAGTGATCGGTGAGTTTGTGGGTTTAGTGGTTTGTGGTGCTAAAGTATTTGGAGCGAAACGTACCTCGACGTCCATCAGGGAACGTTTATGATTTTCAACCATTATCGGATTGTTTCCCACCGTTTGCCGTTTGCGTCGGAGAACTAATAGGAATCCTTCAAACACCTCCCGGAACACGTCATAAACCACCTCTTGTCATTAAAACGGATGAGTTGCTCTTCTCACTCGAGAGCTGCTCTCGGACACGCCAGCAGCCATCTTCTTACCAGTCTACCATCTTCTCCCAACCCGACAGGTCGGCAAGGTAACGCACGGTGCAAGATGCATTCGGTGGGCATCCATTCGGCGCTTGCCATCAAGCGGCAGCGCAAGAGACGCGACAATCAACGCAAGGCCCGGGAGCGGCGCTACAGCATACAGAGCTCGGAAAGCGGCGACACCCACTCGCCCCATGGCTCCACCCGGCGGAAATTCCATCCCCAGAAAGTGCACATCACCGATAACAATAATTTAGATACGAAAGTAAGTACATTCAGGGGATGAAAGCGGCGGGTCGTGATAGAGGCGATCACCCCAAAGTTCACCACCACCTCAACGCCCGAGTGACACTTGGCTTTGGGGGACAGGAAATTGGATTGAGCCACATCACGCAACGCAGCGCATCCTCTTCTCTGATGCCCGCGAGAACCGCCGTCATACTGATAACCTTCCAATTCTTTCTCTTGGATCCTCTCAACCCCGTAGGTAGTCACTAGCATTGGCATGCTGCACATAGGGGTCGTGTTCGTAGTTTTCGGAATCTTTTTACTAGGGGCTGGATTTTTTCCAGATAATGTATCCAATCAGCCGCAACAATCCTGGCACATCCTAGGTTCGTATCGACCGACACCAGGGGATGGAATGAACCTATTTTCACCTCATCTGTTCTACTACTCCTACGCAGGCAAAGGCTCCTGGTGGAACGAGCTGGTCTGCACCGGCCTGTTCGCCGTCGGGCTGGGCATCTTTCTCATCATCCTCAACTGTGTGATAAGCAATCGGGAGGAGCAGGATCTCGAGAGCTACGTCCAGCGGCAGCTGACGCGATCCCGGTCCGGTAAGTACCCGGCTCGCCGGAAGCATCCGATCCGACGGTTGGCCGCGCCTCACGGGCCGGTCAACTGTCACTCGACGTTATCGTCCGCGTCCAACACGGCTCGGAAGGTACCCTTCAAGGGTATAAATAAATGATTAGCTCACCACAGGCGGCTAAGCCGTCGGTAAGGTACTATTGGCATCTTAACCCAAACAGCTTGCACTCTCCGTTCGGACCGTCCTCAACGACCGGTGCTCGTAAAATTGAGGCTTTGCTTGGGAAGGGAAATCCACGTGACCACGTGGGTATGTAGCGACGCACGTGACACTTCCAATTCGTACGATTTTCGCCCGAACGAACGTACACTGATATCTTATGTATGTTTAATGCAGCCATCGAGACATGCGGCGGTCGTGGCGGGTGCAAGGACGAACCAACCCCACTGGTAATGTTGGTGAAGGTCGTCTTGggtatattttattcattataTTAATGGTCATGCCTTACGGGTTTGTTTGCCTCGGCAGAATCGATGGGTTTCGAAACTATCGTTCGCAATATGAGATACCACCCGTGAGATGGTTTGTTATGGTTTAGAATTAGCTCACATTTGTCAGGGTTTTGTTGTGCTAAAGAACTTTAAAGCACGATATAAATGGTTAGAGTATTCGAAAGAAACGCATACTGTCGTGCAATAATTGGCCAGATGTGATTGTTTACCGTCCACCTTCCTCAGCGGTGAATCCCCCTCGAACCGATAAAACTGTAGTTAAAACGCGTCACTTCATTTGTTGACCATTCGATTTGgtcaaattttattgcaaattgAGCGAATGGTAAAACGATACCGAGCAGGAGCGTAAAATATTAATCATTTTCGCGACCGGAAAGAAAAAGTATAACCCCAAGAAAGAACTCCAATTGCGCAGGGAAAATAAAGGCTTTCCGGAAACCTCGAGTCATAATATAAGTTTCAAATGGAGCAAAACTTTTGGCGAAGACATTTTTAGCTCCCTTTTTTATGACTCTCCTTGCCTGTTTTTCGCGCGGCCAATCGACGTTCTTATCAGGGTGGGCAGAGGAAATGCCAAAGTTTAGCACTTTGCACCCACTTCCTTTCCTTCAAATGCTGCCCTTTTATTTTCGCCCCCCCTCTCCCAGTTGGTCGACCCTCAGAATGTCCAGTTAAAAGGCTTCCGATACGGTTTCGGctcatttcttttcttcctgcCAAAAACACCTGCTGTTTACTCGTCCAAGGTATGCGAGAAAGGGTCCTTTCTTGGAAGCGGCCAAAggatcaaaacaaaccggGGACTTCGGAGCGCTAGAGGTTCTTCCGCTTGGTAGCTTAGATTTCCGAGCCGGTATCGATTAGGAATGCTCTGACGGCATACATAGCGACATTccgaaaaaagaacaaatctGCCGACTTCGGCTTAACCGATGAGGTATTCTCGTGTCGTGACGAACGCATTTTTTGGGCTGGAATTTTTCCAACGGCGTCCCTTTTCTGCGCCGGACGTTCTTACGATACATCGTTTATGAGGACGTCATAACCAGGAGCCCGTTTGGCATTAATGGGCAGTTAGTGCGATCGGTCAATCGGATTATCGATTCCATCTTACCTGTTCTTCtcaactctctctctctctctctctcacacacacacacactaggtCATCGGCTGGAGCGTGACGTCGAAACTGGCGGACTGACCACACGCCACCACCGCAAGGCCATGCAAATCCAGAAGGGCGCCGCCGAGCGGGGTCTGGACGATCTGTCCAACTCGAACGTCCTGCTGACGCCGACCAGCAGCGAGGTGGTCACCCCGACGACTCCATCCGGAGGTAAGCGATCGAAAATAAGAATGAACGGtgctttctcttttctcctttctctctctctctctctctctccaccCCCTTCTTGCTCTCTCTCGTTACGAGACGGAGGGCACGGACGACCTTCCGTCGTTGCTTAGCagaacaacaccaccaccaccacccgcaccaccaccatcaccatcatcatgttTCGTTCATGCTTGCTTCTCCAAAGTTCATTAGGTCATTTTATGTTCCACGTCTTCACACATTCACATCCATTGGCCCGTTTTTCGTCATGTCATTAGCTGCAAATACCATCGCACCGTCAGCCGGCCACTGTTGCAAACCCCCCACTCCGAAACTTTCCCCACCATTCCGTCGGGGTCCTGAGCCGAACGACTTCATAAATCGCATCGTATCACACCCCGGGATGCACATTAAtcttattttatgtttcaaacATGGCCGTTCTTCTGTTTCCATCAGGCGACTTTTCCGGGATGCTTGTCCCTCCTGCTCCTACCAAACTCTCACGCACCCCCACCCCAACCCTACCCTCTAACTCTCTTTCTGCATCATTTCATCTGCTCACATTTCTGCTTTTTTATGCCCAACGTACATCTTGCGTTCCGATACTGCTTTAGTGTGGCTCGGTTTAGTGAAAGACgagagttgtttttttctactgtTGTTGTTCGCTCC encodes:
- the LOC131281688 gene encoding uncharacterized protein LOC131281688; amino-acid sequence: MHSVGIHSALAIKRQRKRRDNQRKARERRYSIQSSESGDTHSPHGSTRRKFHPQKVHITDNNNLDTKVVTSIGMLHIGVVFVVFGIFLLGAGFFPDNVSNQPQQSWHILGKGSWWNELVCTGLFAVGLGIFLIILNCVISNREEQDLESYVQRQLTRSRSGHRLERDVETGGLTTRHHRKAMQIQKGAAERGLDDLSNSNVLLTPTSSEVVTPTTPSGVLGASGEILLEKILEEDSSYGDPDYYSRNVGQSPPGADNDKRLLLGNGHTGAIHMTDI